One genomic region from Mesorhizobium terrae encodes:
- a CDS encoding vWA domain-containing protein, with amino-acid sequence MPVLARVAVAAIVLSWSTAIAAAADRTIVILDASGSMWGQIDGKPKQEIARQSLRGVLQSLPADKEIGFMAYGHRDKASCKDIELIVPPAAGTANAILSAADNLKFLGKTPLAAAVKQAAEALRYTEGTSKVVVITDGLESCGGDPCALGKELKAAGTGFVADVVGFGLNANEGREVACLAEATGGKYIQASDEKGLREALTATVAAPAPAPASTSAPAPAVAETTPATTPAPQAPAETQKPGVNFQPTVTLTQGGAPVKGSNIWEIYKAGADGSRGSYLDTQYGDYAGTLAPGAYVVVARLGEARAEQKLTVVAGETYKPAFVLNAGTLRVHPRPSAGAEVDPVAHIEVSYPGDRATTYGDATLVLPAGEQTVTVSIGSGKKTETVQLAAGQTLDKDIIVGVGRATLNAYYAEGGDKVDGNAVSFRIVKAEKKADGSREDIERAYGAGAKFDLPPADYVAIANADLASAEQPFTVKVGEANNIKINLNAGVLIISAPGADTTELFARDAQGNRKSLGLDYGDKRQEAVPAGDYIVVRNLPDDGGSKEMPVTVKPGGRTEITVQ; translated from the coding sequence ATGCCTGTTCTTGCGCGGGTCGCCGTCGCGGCGATCGTGCTTTCATGGTCGACGGCAATCGCCGCCGCCGCCGATCGCACCATCGTCATCCTTGACGCGTCGGGTTCGATGTGGGGGCAGATCGACGGCAAGCCCAAGCAGGAGATCGCCCGCCAGTCGCTGCGCGGCGTCCTGCAATCCTTGCCCGCCGACAAGGAAATCGGCTTCATGGCCTATGGCCACCGCGACAAGGCGAGCTGCAAGGACATCGAGCTGATCGTACCGCCGGCGGCGGGCACGGCGAACGCCATCCTGAGCGCGGCCGATAATCTGAAATTCCTCGGCAAGACGCCGCTCGCCGCCGCCGTCAAGCAGGCGGCCGAGGCGTTGCGCTACACCGAAGGCACGTCCAAGGTGGTGGTCATCACCGACGGGCTGGAGAGCTGCGGCGGCGATCCCTGCGCGCTCGGCAAGGAGTTGAAGGCGGCCGGCACCGGTTTCGTCGCTGATGTCGTCGGTTTCGGCCTCAATGCCAATGAGGGCCGGGAGGTCGCCTGTCTGGCCGAGGCCACCGGCGGCAAATACATCCAGGCTTCCGACGAGAAGGGATTGCGCGAGGCGCTGACGGCAACGGTCGCGGCACCCGCTCCCGCTCCGGCGTCGACCTCTGCCCCAGCCCCGGCCGTTGCCGAGACGACACCCGCGACCACGCCGGCACCTCAGGCGCCGGCGGAGACACAGAAACCCGGGGTCAACTTCCAGCCGACGGTGACGCTCACCCAGGGCGGCGCGCCGGTGAAGGGCAGCAATATCTGGGAGATCTACAAGGCCGGCGCCGACGGCAGCCGCGGCTCCTATCTCGATACGCAATATGGCGACTATGCCGGCACGCTGGCGCCCGGCGCCTATGTCGTCGTGGCGCGGCTTGGCGAAGCGCGGGCCGAGCAGAAGCTGACGGTCGTTGCCGGCGAGACCTACAAACCGGCCTTCGTGCTTAATGCCGGCACGTTGCGCGTCCATCCGCGCCCGAGCGCCGGCGCCGAGGTCGATCCCGTCGCCCATATCGAGGTGAGCTATCCCGGCGATCGCGCCACCACCTATGGCGACGCGACCTTGGTGCTGCCGGCTGGCGAGCAGACGGTGACCGTCTCGATCGGCAGCGGCAAGAAGACGGAGACCGTGCAGCTCGCCGCCGGCCAGACGCTCGACAAGGACATCATCGTCGGCGTCGGCAGGGCGACGCTCAATGCCTATTACGCCGAGGGTGGCGACAAGGTGGACGGCAACGCCGTCTCGTTCCGGATCGTCAAGGCCGAGAAGAAGGCCGACGGTTCGCGCGAGGACATCGAGCGCGCCTATGGCGCCGGCGCGAAATTCGACCTGCCGCCCGCCGACTATGTCGCCATCGCCAACGCCGACCTCGCCAGCGCCGAGCAGCCTTTCACCGTCAAGGTGGGCGAGGCCAACAATATCAAGATCAATCTCAATGCCGGCGTTCTTATCATCAGCGCGCCGGGTGCCGACACGACGGAACTGTTCGCCAGGGATGCGCAGGGCAACCGCAAGTCGTTGGGGCTGGATTACGGCGACAAGCGCCAGGAGGCGGTGCCGGCCGGCGATTACATCGTCGTGCGCAACCTGCCCGACGACGGCGGTTCGAAGGAGATGCCGGTGACGGTGAAGCCCGGCGGCCGCACCGAGATCACTGTGCAGTAG
- a CDS encoding GlxA family transcriptional regulator yields MADAVQGGRRFAFLLVDKFPMFSVAAAIDVVRSANRLVGRDFYSWTTVSPDGDAVTASNDLPLKVDYSVADIPAVDILFVCVALNLEFPGKSKVLGALRAWGRRGGALGALSVGSFVLAEAGQLEGHRCTIHWENRAGFMERFPDIECTGNVFEIDRKRYTSAGGTTSIDLMLEIVRGDFGTNIANAVANQFQHERIRSAGDRQRVGPERDLTGKSEKLRKIVELMADHLDEPLSAVQLAKSAGLSVRQVERLFLRHLTMTPGRYYMRLRLERARELLRQTNMPILDVAIATGFTSHSYFAQSYRLQFGRPPSEERRTAY; encoded by the coding sequence ATGGCGGACGCCGTTCAAGGCGGCAGGCGGTTTGCCTTCCTGCTGGTCGACAAATTTCCAATGTTTTCCGTGGCGGCGGCGATCGATGTCGTCCGCTCGGCCAACCGTCTGGTTGGCCGCGATTTCTATTCCTGGACCACCGTTTCGCCGGACGGCGATGCCGTCACCGCCTCCAACGACCTGCCGCTGAAGGTCGACTATTCGGTTGCCGACATTCCGGCGGTCGACATTCTGTTCGTCTGCGTGGCACTCAATCTCGAATTCCCCGGCAAGTCGAAGGTGCTCGGCGCCCTGCGCGCCTGGGGCCGGCGCGGCGGCGCGCTCGGCGCGCTGTCGGTGGGCTCCTTCGTGCTGGCCGAGGCCGGCCAGCTGGAAGGCCACCGCTGCACCATCCATTGGGAAAATCGCGCCGGTTTCATGGAGCGTTTCCCTGACATCGAATGCACCGGCAACGTCTTCGAGATCGACCGCAAGCGCTATACGTCGGCCGGCGGCACGACCTCGATCGACCTGATGCTGGAGATCGTGCGCGGCGATTTCGGCACCAACATCGCCAATGCGGTCGCCAACCAGTTCCAGCACGAGCGCATCCGCTCTGCCGGCGACCGCCAGCGTGTCGGCCCCGAACGCGATCTCACCGGCAAGTCGGAGAAGCTGCGCAAGATCGTCGAACTGATGGCCGATCATCTCGACGAACCCCTGTCGGCGGTCCAGCTCGCCAAGTCGGCCGGGCTCTCGGTCAGGCAGGTGGAGCGGCTGTTCCTGCGGCATCTCACCATGACGCCGGGGCGCTATTACATGCGGCTGAGACTCGAGCGGGCGCGCGAATTGCTGCGCCAGACCAACATGCCGATCCTCGACGTGGCGATCGCCACCGGCTTCACCTCGCATTCCTATTTCGCCCAGAGCTACCGGCTGCAGTTCGGCCGCCCGCCGAGCGAGGAACGCCGCACCGCCTATTGA
- the folD gene encoding bifunctional methylenetetrahydrofolate dehydrogenase/methenyltetrahydrofolate cyclohydrolase FolD has protein sequence MADVIDGKKVAEEVVGKVKTLSGALHAKGASRPGLAVVIVGEDPASQVYVSSKSRTAKECGFHSVQHTLPADTTEDELLGLIHDMNADHAIHGILVQLPLPSHIDAGKVIQAIAPDKDVDGFHFVNVGKLGAGEMETAFVPCTPAGSMLLIERVRGKDLSGLNAVVVGRSNIVGKPMANLLLAANCTVTVAHSRTKDLPALARTADILVAAVGRPEMVKGDWVKPGATVIDVGINRIPAPDKGPGKSRLVGDVAYEGAAQVAGAITPVPGGVGPMTIAMLMANTVTSAYLAAGLDRPSF, from the coding sequence ATGGCTGACGTGATCGACGGGAAGAAGGTTGCCGAGGAAGTGGTCGGCAAGGTCAAGACTTTGAGCGGCGCGCTGCATGCCAAGGGGGCGAGCAGGCCCGGCCTTGCCGTGGTCATCGTCGGCGAGGATCCGGCCAGCCAGGTCTATGTCTCCTCGAAGTCGCGCACGGCCAAGGAATGCGGATTTCATTCGGTGCAGCACACGCTGCCCGCCGACACCACCGAGGACGAACTGCTCGGCCTGATCCACGACATGAACGCCGATCACGCCATCCACGGCATCCTGGTGCAGCTGCCGCTGCCCAGCCATATCGATGCCGGCAAGGTCATCCAGGCCATCGCGCCGGACAAGGATGTCGACGGTTTCCATTTCGTCAATGTCGGCAAGCTGGGCGCCGGCGAGATGGAAACCGCCTTCGTGCCCTGCACGCCGGCCGGCTCCATGCTCCTGATCGAGCGCGTGCGCGGCAAGGACCTGTCCGGTCTCAACGCCGTGGTCGTCGGCCGCTCCAACATCGTCGGCAAGCCGATGGCCAATCTGCTGCTCGCCGCCAATTGCACGGTCACCGTCGCGCACAGCCGCACCAAGGACCTGCCGGCGCTGGCGCGCACCGCCGACATTCTGGTCGCCGCCGTCGGTCGGCCGGAAATGGTCAAGGGCGATTGGGTCAAGCCGGGCGCCACCGTCATCGATGTCGGCATCAACCGCATCCCCGCGCCCGACAAGGGGCCGGGCAAGTCGCGGCTGGTCGGCGATGTCGCCTATGAGGGTGCGGCCCAGGTCGCCGGTGCCATCACCCCGGTTCCCGGCGGCGTCGGGCCGATGACCATTGCGATGCTGATGGCCAACACGGTCACTTCAGCCTATCTTGCCGCCGGCCTCGACCGGCCATCCTTCTGA
- a CDS encoding WecB/TagA/CpsF family glycosyltransferase, whose translation MPAGGNSGVGETKSILGIPVASLGWEEALSLLTGLVREKRFTKITFLNAHNANTACVDPVFAHALDDFMILPDGVGVDIASKLLYGAPFPANLNGTDLVPGLLRAIDEPLTVGLLGATRENAEGACERLQEMAPQHRIVVVQDGFFSPAQEPEIVRHLAELRPDILLVAMGVPRQELWISRNLDGRHCTLPFAVGALLDFMSGSMPRAPLWVRRARLEWVYRLMLEPGRLWRRYVVGNPLFLWRVMRQKLTGKEMLARRQRLAD comes from the coding sequence ATGCCGGCCGGCGGGAATAGCGGCGTGGGTGAAACAAAATCGATCTTGGGCATTCCGGTCGCGAGTCTCGGTTGGGAAGAGGCGCTGTCGCTTCTGACCGGGCTGGTGCGCGAGAAGCGTTTCACCAAGATCACCTTCCTCAACGCCCACAATGCCAACACCGCCTGCGTCGATCCGGTCTTCGCCCATGCGCTGGACGATTTCATGATCCTTCCGGACGGCGTCGGCGTCGATATCGCTTCCAAGCTGCTTTATGGCGCGCCGTTTCCGGCCAATCTCAACGGCACCGACCTGGTGCCCGGACTTTTGCGGGCAATCGACGAACCGCTGACCGTCGGCTTGCTGGGCGCCACGCGCGAGAATGCCGAAGGCGCCTGCGAGCGGCTGCAGGAGATGGCGCCGCAACACCGCATCGTCGTCGTGCAGGACGGGTTTTTCTCGCCGGCGCAGGAGCCGGAAATCGTCCGCCACCTTGCCGAATTGCGCCCGGACATCCTGCTTGTCGCCATGGGCGTGCCGCGCCAGGAATTGTGGATTTCCCGCAATCTCGACGGGCGCCATTGCACCCTGCCATTCGCCGTCGGCGCGTTGCTCGATTTCATGAGCGGCTCGATGCCGCGCGCGCCGCTATGGGTGCGTCGGGCGCGGCTCGAATGGGTCTACCGGTTGATGCTCGAACCGGGCCGGCTCTGGCGCCGCTACGTCGTCGGCAATCCGCTGTTCCTGTGGCGTGTCATGCGCCAGAAGCTGACCGGCAAGGAAATGCTGGCCAGGCGGCAGCGGCTAGCCGACTGA
- the proC gene encoding pyrroline-5-carboxylate reductase: MTIKLVLAGCGNMGYAMLVGWLKSAKLKPADVFVVEPNEALRARAAALGCAVAADAGDIPSASTPAFVVLAVKPQVIREVTEAYKRLGNGATTFVSVAAGTPVATFAGILGERTPIVRCMPNTPAAIGKGMMVVFSNSLVSEATRTTVADLLSASGAVATIDDEGLMDAVTAVSGSGPAYIFHFIECLTAAAEQAGLPAETARLLAMQTVYGAASLAAESKEDPGLLRQQVTSPNGTTAAALGVLMGGDRLKTLVTEAVEAARARSVELGK, translated from the coding sequence ATGACCATCAAGCTCGTTCTGGCCGGTTGCGGCAATATGGGTTACGCCATGCTGGTCGGCTGGCTGAAATCGGCCAAGCTGAAACCGGCCGATGTGTTCGTGGTCGAACCGAACGAGGCCTTGCGGGCCCGCGCGGCAGCGCTGGGCTGTGCCGTGGCCGCCGATGCCGGCGACATTCCGTCCGCTTCCACCCCCGCCTTTGTTGTCCTTGCCGTGAAACCGCAAGTGATCCGCGAGGTGACGGAAGCCTACAAGCGGCTGGGCAATGGCGCGACCACCTTCGTCAGCGTTGCTGCCGGCACGCCGGTCGCCACCTTCGCCGGCATTCTCGGCGAACGCACGCCGATCGTGCGCTGCATGCCCAACACGCCCGCCGCCATCGGCAAGGGCATGATGGTGGTGTTTTCCAACAGCCTGGTTTCCGAAGCGACACGCACCACTGTGGCCGATCTGCTCTCGGCCAGCGGCGCCGTCGCCACCATCGACGACGAGGGGCTGATGGATGCGGTGACCGCGGTTTCGGGTTCCGGCCCGGCCTATATCTTCCACTTCATCGAGTGCCTGACGGCGGCCGCCGAACAGGCCGGCCTGCCGGCGGAAACGGCCCGGCTGCTCGCCATGCAGACCGTCTATGGCGCCGCCTCGCTGGCGGCCGAAAGCAAGGAAGACCCCGGCCTTTTGCGCCAGCAGGTGACCAGCCCGAACGGCACCACGGCGGCGGCACTTGGCGTTTTGATGGGTGGCGACCGGCTGAAGACGCTTGTCACCGAGGCCGTGGAAGCGGCGCGGGCGAGGTCGGTCGAACTCGGCAAGTAG
- a CDS encoding NAD(P)H-dependent oxidoreductase, producing the protein MTNVALTGLARDLARRAADNKPVRIGVIGSGEMGTDLVTQGMLMPGIEICAISTRRPHTARDAIRIAYGDEAMACEADTQSKVTAAIEAGKIAITSNEMLVTNPLVDVVIDATGKPGVAADFCLSAMEHGKHLVMMNVEADVTIGCLLKREADRLGVVYSLGAGDEPSSCMELIEFVSALGCTVVAAGKGKNNPLNHDAVPDDYRAEAERRNMNPRMLVEFVDGSKTMVEMCAIANATGLVPDRPGMHGPAAHRDELAKVLIPRADGGVLSKKGVVDYTIGKGVAPGVFVIVEATHPRIIERLDDLHVGKGPYYGLFRPYHLTSLEVPLTAARIMLYGKPDMVPLPRPVAEVCAVAKRDLAAGETFDAIGETCYRSWTMTVEDARAQRALPVGLLEGGKVLKAVKKGELITAGNAAPDTSTRLYALRQRQDEMLYGAG; encoded by the coding sequence ATGACCAATGTCGCCCTGACCGGACTTGCCCGCGATCTCGCCCGGCGCGCCGCCGACAACAAGCCGGTCCGCATCGGCGTCATCGGCTCCGGCGAAATGGGCACGGATCTGGTCACCCAGGGCATGCTGATGCCGGGCATCGAGATTTGCGCCATCTCGACGCGGCGCCCGCACACCGCGCGCGACGCCATCCGCATCGCTTATGGCGACGAGGCGATGGCGTGCGAGGCTGACACCCAGTCGAAGGTGACCGCCGCCATCGAGGCCGGCAAGATCGCCATCACCTCCAATGAGATGCTGGTCACCAACCCGCTGGTCGACGTGGTGATCGACGCCACCGGCAAGCCCGGCGTCGCCGCAGATTTCTGCTTGTCGGCGATGGAGCACGGCAAGCACCTGGTGATGATGAATGTCGAGGCCGACGTCACCATCGGCTGCCTCTTGAAGCGGGAGGCCGACCGGCTGGGCGTCGTCTATTCGCTGGGCGCCGGCGACGAGCCATCCTCCTGCATGGAACTGATCGAATTCGTCTCGGCGCTCGGCTGCACGGTGGTGGCGGCCGGCAAGGGCAAGAACAATCCACTCAACCACGACGCCGTGCCCGACGACTATCGCGCCGAAGCCGAACGCCGCAACATGAACCCGCGCATGCTGGTCGAGTTCGTCGACGGTTCCAAGACCATGGTCGAGATGTGCGCCATCGCCAATGCCACCGGCCTGGTGCCGGACCGACCCGGCATGCATGGCCCGGCCGCGCATCGCGACGAACTGGCGAAGGTGCTGATCCCGCGCGCCGACGGCGGCGTGCTGTCGAAGAAGGGCGTGGTCGACTACACGATCGGCAAGGGCGTGGCGCCCGGCGTCTTCGTCATCGTTGAGGCGACGCATCCGCGCATCATCGAGCGGCTGGACGATCTGCATGTCGGCAAGGGGCCGTATTACGGACTGTTCAGGCCCTATCACCTGACCTCGCTGGAGGTGCCGCTGACGGCGGCGCGCATCATGCTTTACGGCAAGCCCGACATGGTGCCGCTGCCGAGACCTGTGGCCGAAGTCTGCGCGGTTGCCAAGCGCGACCTCGCCGCCGGCGAGACCTTCGATGCGATCGGCGAAACCTGCTACCGCTCCTGGACGATGACGGTGGAGGACGCCCGGGCGCAGCGCGCGCTTCCCGTCGGGCTGCTTGAGGGCGGCAAGGTGCTGAAGGCCGTGAAGAAGGGCGAATTGATCACCGCCGGCAACGCCGCGCCGGACACCTCGACGCGGCTCTACGCGCTGCGCCAGCGGCAGGACGAGATGCTCTACGGGGCGGGCTAG